The genomic region CATGTAGGATGGAAATGCAAACATCTCCGTTCTTCGCAACTGGTTAGAGATGATGAATAATATCAGTGTCAGCCGCTATAGGGGACAATGATTTCACCGACATGCACTCACCATTAGGATGCCAAATCTCTGTAATAAACTTCATCTTGGGAGGCCGAAGTGGGTAATCATGAGGGAAAATGAGATGTGCCTTAAAAAATCCACCTTCGCTGTAAAACAAAAGTGGGTAAACGGTTTGGTTAGAAGTGATCTGAGCTTGCAGAAGACTAGATTAGTCAACCGGCCAATCTTATAGCTAAACCCAAACACCACATGGCTGGTAACAGGTTTGGTTACTTACAACAATGTGTCCTGAGGGCCGATCACGACAACCTCCCACTGATagatatcatcatcatcaatcaGACCAGCAGAAAAACCTTCCACTGGGTTTTTGTTGAGCTCTGTAAGATGTAAAAAAGACacattatttcaatatatattaaattaattacattatatataagtTGGTGAGGTATATACATGCTGAGGACAAAAATATATAAGACAcatatttgtaatttataattCGTATCTGGCAATATTGAATATTAgattacattttcagctaattggagcttaagttacatttttaagaacaCTAATTAACTAATAAATTTTACCTTGCAAAATCTGTTTTCataatatacattaataataCTGTGATCACTTGAAGAATTGAAAACTATAGAGGAATAAAGGTGTAAAGAGCAAAGCTCATTGTGTACTAATGCATGTAATTATATCAAATAAGGTAAAGAAAATTGAGTTTCTTTATTTTTCCTAATTTGTCTACTGCATACACGTGTCAACTGATACTATGAccagaaaactaaaaataatcttgaaaaagtatgttatttttatatatatgtataaaaggtTTAAGCTTTATGATCAACATGTTTACACCTCACCAACTTATTAGGCACTAGCATGCTAGCAAAGCCTTCTGACCTTTTTACTCTACAAGTGGAAATACGAAGCCCATAAGCTCTTACACAAACACTGACACACTGCTTTTCGTTACACACTATGTAATTTTGTTAGTACAGatgctataaataaaataataacataatgtcGCACTGCTCACGCTAACAGTTACGTTAGCCACCTACCTGCTAGCTGTTTTCGCAGAAGCAGGGCCGATTGCCCagtcattttatttcaactaatgttaacaaaataaatagtATCTTCAAACGAAAATGGGACTTGTCAGAGAAATCAATGTTGGCAATCAAAGTTGTTCGACACGCAGCACTTCGGCAGTGCGTATTTGATATCTGTTTCACATGCGCCGAGAAGCGATACATGTGATACTGGCACTGACCTCAGGGCTGTGTGTCACTAGCTAGCTGCCTACTACAGCAGTTTTGGGCGCGTTTCGACTTATGGATGGCCAAAAGTGCCGCACGCGCCCATGACGCTCAAATTTGCTGTCTATGTAGATGTCTCACTAGGTTTCGAAACACAGCCAAAGTAAACGCGACCAAACATCCGTGTTGATCAATCTGCTAAAGAATAAAGATGATATATAATTTCGCATGAACAGAAATAAACGTTAAATCGcaaatatcttttatttttaatataatttaaaaatgagtttttctAAATGGTGAATAGAAGACAATTACAAAAGTGTAGCGGTgtttttattaactaaaactaaaacctttaaaaaatcggtaatttaaataaagcttATGTATATAAGTATTAGatgaaaatgtaaaactttaaaacgtattagaatgattagaaatgttgccttggaaacaaGTCGAAGTAGGCtactaaaaaaactgaaataataggACAGCTGAAGAAACGAAATATAAAACGACTAATAAAAAAGTAGCACAAAAATGTtcgtttaattataaaaaaagaaagaaaaaaagaagaagctaatTAAGAACtgtgatattatattatactatataaataatactaaaaaaacacATGCGTATGCATTGTCTGTGCCTTTTCCATTTTGAAAAAGTGAATTTCAAAGTACATTTAAAGAGTAAAAACAAGTAATGTCTAAGTTTCTACGTTAATAAATGCATTGCACCACCTTAAATGAATTTTTAAAAGAGTTGTACAGAACAAATTCTTTTAAAAAGGCGAGAAGTTGTACTGCATATTACAGCATCTACCACATGACGTTAAGTTACGGACGTTTCCTTTAACCCATACGGCAGACACCTGTGAAAATTCAATACAGACAATTATTTCATATTAACACAGTACATTGAGCACTATTTTAGAGACTTTTATTAGAGTCTATAACTTAGGCTATATACAGTATGTTGACTATATATAATGTACATACTTTTAAACGATTAATGACAGTGACATGTTTCCTGCAATGACAAATACAATGCACAAGGGGGCAGTAACTGCTCACTTACATTTTCTCCCAAAACATCCCTAGGTAAAAGACACTTAGTAGTAGACATTTTGTGGTTTAGTTAAATTTTTAGTcactaataaaatataaatagtataACATATGCTCTTTAATTTGATTACATATCTTAATATGTCAAAACTGAGTCTTCAGATCAGCCTGAATCAGTGAATCTGAGTCGATTCTCAAAGCCTGGCCCATCCAATATCTTGAGAGCTTTACAATCCTCCTGACATGCCAGAATCTTACATTTGCTTTTATACAGAACCATAAAAGGCAAACATTTGGCCCCCGGCCCAGAAACTGTTACCAAACATAGACTGAATATGGGAAAGAGATGTTAGCAACTACATTCCACATCCGTGAAACTCAAACAAGGGGATGGGCTTCTGAATAAACAGCCGTGCTCAGGTGACAATGGGAGGACTTTGTGTACTCTTCCTGGCATGTTTTCTCTGATGGCACACACGTTGAGGAACAGTTTACCTCTCAGATCTGACTGTCTCATGGTTACCAGAGATTTGTCTTGTGCCTTATCTTTTGTAGACATGTTTAGCATGCAACTGTCGACCCACTGTATTACACAGAGAAGCAATGGTACACTGAATGCAGTGCAATCTTATGGAAACATTCGACTCTTCTCATGAACTGTTGGATGCTTATTACTGATTCAACCAATCCATCTCATCTTTTGCATCCAACAGAAGAACACATCTGTTCAAACCACCATGACTTCTATACAAATCGAAAAATGCTAGTTATTGG from Carassius carassius chromosome 47, fCarCar2.1, whole genome shotgun sequence harbors:
- the LOC132130072 gene encoding ubiquitin-conjugating enzyme E2 G1-like, which encodes MTGQSALLLRKQLAELNKNPVEGFSAGLIDDDDIYQWEVVVIGPQDTLFEGGFFKAHLIFPHDYPLRPPKMKFITEIWHPNVAKNGDVCISILHEPGEDKFGYEKPEERWLPIHTVETIMISVISMLADPNGDSPANVDAAKEWRDDPNGEFKRKVARCVRKSQEMAFD